The following coding sequences are from one Kosakonia sp. H02 window:
- the dsbG gene encoding thiol:disulfide interchange protein DsbG gives MLKRLLMLTLLPLTLHAEELPAPVKAIEKQGITIIKSFDAPGGMKGYLGKYQEMGVTIYLTPDGKHAISGYMYDEAGTNLSEKMINQEIYAPAGRELWQRMGKADWILDGKKEAPRVVYVFADPYCPYCKQFWQQARPWVASGKVQVRTLMVGVIKPESPAAAAAILSAKDPAKSWHDYEQSNGKMALALPKTIPPEIMKSLNINQKIMDDLGANATPAIYYMNEENALQQEVGLPDAEKLKTIMGEK, from the coding sequence ATGCTTAAGCGCCTGCTAATGCTGACATTGCTCCCGCTGACCCTGCATGCTGAAGAGCTGCCCGCGCCGGTAAAAGCCATTGAAAAGCAAGGCATCACCATCATTAAATCCTTTGACGCGCCAGGCGGTATGAAAGGCTACCTTGGCAAATATCAGGAAATGGGCGTCACCATTTACCTCACGCCCGACGGCAAGCACGCTATTTCCGGCTATATGTACGACGAAGCAGGCACCAACCTGAGCGAAAAAATGATCAACCAAGAGATCTATGCTCCGGCCGGGCGCGAACTGTGGCAACGGATGGGAAAAGCCGACTGGATCCTGGATGGCAAAAAAGAGGCGCCGCGCGTGGTGTATGTGTTTGCCGATCCCTATTGCCCGTACTGCAAACAGTTCTGGCAGCAGGCGCGCCCGTGGGTTGCATCCGGCAAAGTGCAGGTGCGCACGTTAATGGTGGGTGTAATCAAACCGGAAAGCCCGGCAGCGGCAGCGGCCATTCTGAGCGCGAAAGATCCGGCGAAAAGCTGGCACGACTATGAACAATCGAACGGCAAAATGGCGCTGGCGCTGCCAAAAACGATCCCACCGGAAATCATGAAATCGCTGAATATTAATCAGAAAATCATGGACGATCTGGGGGCCAATGCGACACCGGCGATTTACTACATGAATGAAGAGAACGCGTTGCAGCAGGAAGTGGGCTTGCCGGATGCAGAAAAGCTGAAAACGATCATGGGCGAGAAATAA
- a CDS encoding pyridoxal phosphate-dependent aminotransferase has protein sequence MSNNPLIPQSKLPALGTTIFTQMSALAQQHQAINLSQGFPDFDGPRYLQERLAYHVAQGANQYAPMTGVQALREAIADKTAALYGHKPDVNSDITVTAGATEALYAAITALVRQGDEVICFDPSYDSYAPAVELSGGVLKRIALQPPHFRVDWQAFAALLSDRTRLVILNTPHNPSASVWYKEDFAALWQAIAEREIYVLSDEVYEHICFAEAGHASVLAHPHLRERAVAVSSFGKTYHMTGWKVGYCIAPAAISAELRKVHQYLTFAVNTPAQLALADMLRAEPQHYRELPAFYRARRDVLVNALSHSKLEILPCEGTYFLLADYSAISDLDDVSFCQWLTKEVGVAAIPLSVFCADPFPHKLIRLCFAKQESTLLAAAERLCKL, from the coding sequence ATGAGTAATAACCCTTTGATTCCACAGAGTAAACTTCCCGCATTAGGCACCACCATCTTCACGCAAATGAGCGCGCTCGCCCAGCAGCACCAGGCCATAAACCTCTCGCAGGGTTTCCCGGATTTTGACGGCCCGCGTTATTTGCAGGAACGTCTGGCTTACCACGTGGCGCAAGGGGCGAATCAATACGCACCGATGACCGGCGTGCAGGCGCTGCGTGAAGCCATTGCCGATAAAACCGCCGCGCTGTATGGCCACAAACCGGACGTGAATAGCGACATTACCGTTACCGCCGGGGCGACGGAAGCGTTATACGCGGCGATTACTGCGCTGGTGCGCCAGGGCGATGAAGTTATCTGTTTCGATCCGAGCTACGACAGCTACGCGCCTGCGGTCGAGCTTTCTGGTGGTGTGCTTAAGCGCATTGCGTTGCAACCGCCGCACTTTCGTGTGGACTGGCAGGCCTTCGCCGCGCTGCTCAGCGATCGCACCCGGCTGGTAATTTTGAACACGCCGCATAACCCGTCGGCGAGCGTCTGGTATAAAGAAGATTTTGCCGCGCTGTGGCAGGCGATTGCCGAACGTGAAATCTATGTGCTGAGCGATGAAGTGTACGAGCACATCTGTTTTGCCGAAGCGGGACATGCCAGCGTGCTGGCGCATCCGCACCTGCGCGAGCGGGCGGTTGCCGTGTCGTCGTTTGGCAAAACCTATCATATGACCGGCTGGAAAGTGGGATATTGCATTGCACCTGCGGCCATCAGCGCGGAACTGCGCAAAGTGCATCAGTACTTAACCTTTGCGGTGAACACCCCGGCGCAACTGGCGCTGGCGGATATGCTGCGCGCCGAGCCGCAACATTATCGCGAGTTACCGGCATTTTACCGCGCCCGTCGTGATGTACTGGTGAATGCGCTCAGTCACAGCAAGCTGGAGATTTTGCCCTGCGAAGGGACTTATTTCCTGCTGGCGGATTACAGCGCAATTTCCGATCTTGATGACGTTAGTTTCTGCCAGTGGCTGACCAAAGAGGTGGGCGTGGCGGCGATCCCGCTGTCGGTGTTCTGCGCCGATCCCTTCCCGCACAAGCTGATTCGCCTGTGTTTTGCTAAGCAGGAATCGACGCTGCTGGCGGCGGCTGAACGCCTGTGTAAGCTGTAA
- a CDS encoding methylthioribulose 1-phosphate dehydratase, whose amino-acid sequence MTANLQLLQLVSACHWIGAKGWAPATGGNMSMRENAQWCWLSESGKDKGSLTPDDFLQVSIADSHAPSGRKPSAETGLHTLIYRLYPEANAVLHVHTVNATVLSRVEKSAELHLSGYEMQKSLSGQTTHLDTVPVAIFDNDQDIDVLAKRIATYAESHPLRYGFLLRGHGLTCWGRDVAEARRHLEGLEFLFECEMQRRLLEKL is encoded by the coding sequence ATGACCGCCAACCTGCAACTCCTTCAACTTGTTTCTGCCTGCCACTGGATTGGCGCGAAAGGCTGGGCACCGGCGACCGGCGGCAATATGTCCATGCGCGAGAACGCCCAGTGGTGCTGGCTGAGCGAATCCGGCAAAGATAAAGGCAGCCTGACGCCGGACGATTTTTTACAGGTATCGATTGCCGACAGCCATGCGCCGTCCGGGCGTAAACCCTCCGCCGAAACCGGCCTGCATACGCTGATTTACCGTCTCTATCCCGAAGCCAATGCGGTTTTGCATGTGCATACCGTTAACGCCACCGTGCTGTCGCGCGTGGAAAAATCCGCTGAACTGCACCTGAGCGGCTATGAGATGCAAAAATCCCTCAGCGGGCAAACTACCCACCTGGACACCGTGCCGGTCGCGATTTTCGATAACGATCAGGATATCGATGTGCTGGCAAAACGCATTGCAACGTATGCAGAATCGCACCCATTACGCTATGGTTTTCTGCTGCGCGGCCACGGGTTGACCTGCTGGGGGCGTGATGTCGCCGAAGCCCGCCGCCATCTGGAAGGGCTGGAGTTTTTATTTGAATGCGAGATGCAGCGCCGCCTGCTGGAGAAATTATGA
- the ahpC gene encoding alkyl hydroperoxide reductase subunit C: MSLINTKIKPFKNQAFKNGEFIEVTEKDTEGRWSVFFFYPADFTFVCPTELGDVADHYEELQKLGVDVYSVSTDTHFTHKAWHSSSETIAKIKYAMIGDPTGALTRNFENMREDEGLADRGTFIVDPQGIIQAIEVTAEGIGRDASDLLRKVKAAQYVASHPGEVCPAKWKEGEATLAPSLDLVGKI, from the coding sequence ATGTCCTTAATTAATACCAAGATCAAACCTTTCAAAAACCAGGCGTTCAAAAACGGCGAATTCATCGAAGTAACCGAGAAAGATACCGAAGGCCGCTGGAGCGTCTTCTTCTTCTACCCGGCTGACTTCACCTTCGTATGCCCGACCGAACTGGGCGACGTGGCTGACCACTACGAAGAACTGCAAAAACTGGGCGTAGACGTTTACTCTGTTTCTACCGACACCCACTTCACGCACAAAGCATGGCACAGCAGCTCTGAAACCATCGCGAAAATCAAATACGCGATGATCGGCGACCCGACTGGTGCCCTGACCCGTAACTTTGAAAACATGCGTGAAGACGAAGGTCTGGCAGATCGCGGTACCTTTATCGTTGACCCGCAGGGCATCATCCAGGCTATCGAAGTGACCGCTGAAGGCATCGGCCGTGACGCGTCTGACCTGCTGCGTAAAGTGAAAGCGGCTCAGTACGTTGCTTCTCACCCAGGCGAAGTTTGCCCGGCTAAATGGAAAGAAGGCGAAGCGACTCTGGCTCCTTCTCTCGACCTGGTTGGCAAAATCTAA